Proteins encoded within one genomic window of Cucumis sativus cultivar 9930 chromosome 3, Cucumber_9930_V3, whole genome shotgun sequence:
- the LOC101218975 gene encoding serine/threonine-protein kinase STY13, producing the protein MDSKGNVMGGAAIPKETQNQDRTPNSKVAGMGSISSKDMIFRADMIDLKTLDIQLEKHLSRVWSKSIDNQMPKEPWEIDLSKLDMIKQIAQGTYGTVYRGKYDNQEVAVKILDWGEEGLATMAETAALRASFRQEVAVWHKLDHPNVTKFIGASMGATNLKIPMDGQNSFPSRACCVVVEYVPSGTLKDHLIRYWTKKLAIKAVVKLALDLSRGLSYLHSKKIVHRDVKTENMLMDINDNVKIADFGVARVEAQNPRDMTGATGTLGYMAPEVLQGKPYNRSCDVYSFGICLWEIYCCDMPYADLSFADVSSAVVRHNLRPSIPRCCPSSLANVMKKCWDANPEKRPEMHEVVRMLEAIDTSKGGGMINPDDIKCFCLGPFGKLRGL; encoded by the exons ATGGATTCGAAAGGAAATGTTATGGGGGGTGCTGCGATCCCAAAGGAGACACAGAACCAGGATAGAACTCCGAACTCAAAGGTGGCTGGTATGGGAAGCATTAGCAGCAAAGATATGATATTCAGAGCAGACATGATTGATTTGAAAACTCTAGATATACAGCTAGAAAAGCACTTGAGCCGTGTTTGGTCAAAAAGCATTGATAATCAAATGCCTAAGGAGCCGTGGGAGATTGATTTGTCTAAACTTGATATGATAAAACAAATTGCTCAAGGGACTTACGGAACAGTATACAGGGGTAAATATGACAACCAAGAGGTTGCAG TTAAGATATTGGACTGGGGAGAGGAGGGTCTAGCCACGATGGCTGAAACTGCTGCTTTGCGGGCATCATTTCGGCAAGAGGTTGCTGTTTGGCACAAGCTTGACCATCCTAATGTTACAAAA TTTATCGGAGCTTCAATGGGAGCTACAAATCTTAAAATTCCAATGGATGGTCAAAATTCGTTTCCATCTAGGGCCTGTTGTGTTGTTGTTGAGTACGTTCCTAGCGGGACATTAAAAGATCATTTGATTAGATACTGGACAAAGAAACTTGCCATTAAGGCTGTAGTTAAATTAGCTTTGGATCTCTCTAGAGG GCTTAGCTATTTACACTCCAAGAAGATTGTGCATCGTGATGTCAAAACTGAAAATATGTTGATGGATATTAACGATAATGTCAAAATTGCTGATTTTGGGGTTGCCCGCGTTGAAGCTCAGAATCCAAGAGATATGACTGGGGCAACTGGTACCCTAGGATACATGGCCCCGGAG GTTCTTCAAGGGAAGCCGTACAATAGAAGTTGTGATGTCTATAGCTTTGGGATCTGCTTGTGGGAAATTTACTGCTGTGATATGCCATATGCCGATCTTAGTTTCGCTGATGTGTCATCTGCAGTTGTGAGACAT AATCTGCGGCCTAGTATCCCGCGATGCTGTCCAAGCTCTCTAGCAAATGTGATGAAGAAATGCTGGGATGCTAACCCAGAGAAACGCCCGGAAATGCACGAGGTTGTCAGAATGTTGGAGGCCATTGATACAAGCAAAGGAGGAGGGATGATTAATCCCGATGACATTAAATGCTTCTGTCTAGGGCCTTTCGGCAAGCTCCGAGGTCTGTGA